One window from the genome of Candidatus Manganitrophaceae bacterium encodes:
- the miaB gene encoding tRNA (N6-isopentenyl adenosine(37)-C2)-methylthiotransferase MiaB, translating into MKVYLETYGCQMNEYDSELVRSILTTAGNELTPRLDEAEAVLINTCAIRENAHRKIYGRLDLLRPLKKRLRGQGRDLVVGLLGCMAQNLKQELFKHPVLNLIVGPDNYRALPKLITRVKKQGSKEIDANLSEYETYRGIAPARVEGVNAWIAIMRGCDNFCSFCVVPYTRGRERSREIDDVLEEVKALAAQGYRQVTLLGQNVNSYRSKGGAFSDLILKVADVPGIQRVRFTSPHPKDFPQALLEAISSHPNICKHIHLPLQAGSDRILEMMNRTYQMKEYMTLVNMIRKMIPGVVLTTDIIVGFPSETEKESRETAEVMEAVGFDSAYIFKYSERKGTIASREFSDNVSADEKKDRIIRLFDIQRRISLEKNQKRIGQNIEVLIEGSADKRPDHQMGKSDGNQTVIFPNTSLHRGSLVMVEIMEASAGTLYGNPLHTPALTCI; encoded by the coding sequence ATGAAGGTTTACCTGGAAACCTATGGATGTCAGATGAATGAATACGACTCGGAACTGGTTCGATCTATCCTCACAACGGCCGGAAATGAATTGACTCCCAGACTCGATGAGGCCGAAGCGGTCTTGATCAATACCTGTGCGATTCGTGAGAATGCGCACCGTAAGATATACGGCCGTCTTGACCTGCTTCGCCCTTTGAAGAAACGCTTGAGAGGGCAGGGTCGGGATCTTGTGGTGGGTCTCCTTGGGTGTATGGCGCAAAATTTAAAACAAGAGCTCTTTAAACATCCGGTTTTGAATCTGATTGTCGGGCCAGATAACTACCGAGCCCTTCCAAAGCTGATCACGCGAGTGAAGAAACAGGGGAGCAAAGAGATTGATGCCAATCTTTCTGAATATGAAACATATCGTGGTATCGCCCCCGCGCGTGTGGAGGGGGTCAATGCCTGGATCGCAATTATGCGTGGCTGCGACAACTTCTGTTCCTTCTGTGTTGTCCCCTACACAAGAGGCCGGGAAAGAAGCCGGGAAATAGATGATGTTTTGGAAGAGGTGAAGGCCCTTGCCGCACAGGGATATCGCCAGGTCACCCTCCTCGGTCAGAATGTAAATTCATATCGAAGCAAGGGTGGAGCCTTTTCCGACCTGATCTTAAAGGTTGCAGACGTTCCCGGAATCCAACGCGTCCGCTTTACCTCACCCCATCCAAAGGACTTCCCGCAGGCTCTTTTGGAGGCCATCTCATCGCATCCGAATATCTGCAAGCATATCCACCTTCCGCTTCAAGCGGGGAGTGACCGTATACTAGAGATGATGAACCGAACTTATCAGATGAAAGAATATATGACGCTGGTCAATATGATCCGGAAAATGATTCCCGGGGTTGTCCTGACGACGGATATTATTGTCGGTTTTCCAAGCGAAACCGAAAAAGAATCCAGGGAGACGGCCGAGGTGATGGAAGCAGTCGGTTTTGACAGTGCCTACATCTTTAAATATTCCGAGCGCAAAGGGACCATTGCCTCAAGAGAGTTTTCGGATAATGTCTCGGCCGATGAAAAGAAGGATCGGATCATCCGGCTCTTCGATATACAACGCCGGATTTCTTTGGAAAAAAACCAGAAACGTATCGGACAGAACATTGAGGTACTCATTGAAGGATCAGCGGACAAACGCCCCGATCATCAAATGGGCAAGAGCGATGGAAATCAGACAGTAATTTTTCCCAATACCTCCCTTCACAGGGGATCGCTGGTTATGGTTGAAATCATGGAAGCCTCCGCCGGGACTCTCTACGGAAACCCTCTGCACACTCCCGCCTTGACCTGTATTTGA
- the mtaB gene encoding tRNA (N(6)-L-threonylcarbamoyladenosine(37)-C(2))-methylthiotransferase MtaB, whose translation MLIQIDPNPTIASRPELRVSLHALGCRLNHSESVSIGGTFHHAGFQVVSDGQPADLSIINSCAVTEQAEAKCRALVRRILKKKPDTFIAVTGCYAQTSVDSLKEIRGIDLIAGTDQKMELASLVQSLIQVRRDKGDASGMQGGEVLLKQSRPLVFHTPKIRRGDFTIETERFAVFDHTTRPNIKIQDGCDFFCTFCIIPYSRGRSRSRRMDDILLEVSAWVARGHREIVLTGVNLGEYATEEGGLSDLIDALEGIEGLRRIRISSIEPTTITSRLLDQFLNSKKLCPYLHLPLQSGSDRILSLMGRRYTQKEYVDFVKTVTAMIPHLCLGTDVMVGFPGEGETEFQETVSLIESLPFSYLHVFPFSRRKGTRLNRMSLTPVPPSTVKERSRVLCDYSRQIRRNYYHAFMGQRVEVLFETRNKDGLFCGLTGNYIRVGVSSEQDLSGHLMWVRIQRIENGLAIGEITG comes from the coding sequence GTGCTGATCCAAATCGATCCAAATCCGACAATCGCGTCTCGTCCTGAACTCAGGGTTTCTCTCCATGCGCTCGGTTGTCGACTCAATCATTCTGAAAGTGTCTCTATCGGGGGCACATTTCACCATGCAGGATTTCAGGTCGTGAGTGATGGTCAACCGGCAGATTTGTCTATTATTAATTCATGTGCCGTCACTGAGCAGGCTGAGGCGAAATGTCGTGCTCTGGTACGTCGAATATTGAAAAAAAAACCTGACACCTTTATTGCCGTAACAGGCTGTTACGCTCAAACCAGCGTTGATTCCCTAAAGGAGATCCGAGGAATTGATCTTATCGCCGGAACGGACCAAAAGATGGAACTCGCGTCTCTTGTTCAAAGCCTTATTCAGGTTCGCCGCGATAAGGGAGACGCAAGCGGGATGCAGGGAGGCGAGGTGCTCTTAAAACAGTCGCGCCCTCTGGTCTTCCACACGCCAAAGATCCGTCGGGGAGATTTTACGATTGAAACCGAACGCTTCGCCGTTTTCGATCATACAACCCGTCCCAACATCAAGATTCAGGATGGCTGTGATTTCTTTTGTACTTTCTGTATTATTCCTTATTCACGGGGTCGCTCAAGAAGCCGGCGTATGGATGATATCCTTCTGGAGGTATCGGCCTGGGTGGCCCGGGGTCATCGTGAAATTGTCCTCACCGGGGTCAACCTGGGAGAATATGCCACAGAGGAAGGCGGGCTTTCAGACCTGATTGATGCCTTGGAAGGGATTGAGGGGCTTCGCCGGATTCGAATCTCATCTATTGAGCCGACCACGATTACATCAAGGCTCCTGGACCAGTTTTTAAATTCAAAAAAACTCTGTCCTTACCTTCATTTGCCTCTTCAAAGCGGCAGTGATCGCATCCTTTCACTTATGGGAAGAAGATATACACAAAAAGAGTACGTTGACTTTGTAAAGACGGTCACCGCGATGATTCCGCATCTTTGCCTGGGTACCGATGTGATGGTCGGCTTTCCAGGTGAAGGAGAGACGGAGTTTCAGGAAACCGTCTCCTTAATCGAGTCGCTCCCTTTTTCCTATCTTCATGTCTTTCCATTTTCGAGACGAAAGGGGACGCGGCTCAATAGAATGTCCCTCACACCTGTTCCTCCATCCACGGTTAAAGAGCGGTCTCGGGTCTTGTGTGATTATTCCAGGCAAATCCGCAGAAATTATTATCACGCCTTTATGGGGCAAAGGGTCGAGGTTTTGTTTGAAACGAGGAATAAAGACGGCCTCTTTTGTGGTTTGACAGGGAATTATATCCGTGTCGGTGTTTCCAGTGAGCAGGATCTCTCAGGTCACCTCATGTGGGTCCGTATCCAGCGGATAGAAAACGGGCTGGCCATTGGGGAGATTACAGGATGA
- a CDS encoding (2Fe-2S) ferredoxin domain-containing protein — MQKYQYHLFICMNKRAENDPRGCCLSRGSEEILSTFKVELKKRGLKGKIRANRAGCLDACAFGPSVVIYPEGIWYTVKTKEDALEVIEEHLVKGKTIERLLMKSPWAKG; from the coding sequence ATGCAAAAATATCAATACCATCTCTTTATCTGTATGAATAAACGGGCCGAAAATGACCCTCGAGGGTGCTGCCTTTCAAGAGGCTCCGAAGAAATTCTAAGCACCTTCAAGGTAGAGCTCAAAAAGCGAGGTCTGAAGGGAAAAATCCGTGCGAACCGGGCCGGATGTCTTGATGCCTGCGCGTTCGGACCTTCTGTTGTGATCTACCCGGAAGGAATCTGGTATACCGTGAAAACTAAAGAAGACGCCTTAGAGGTGATCGAGGAACACCTCGTCAAGGGTAAAACCATCGAGAGACTCCTGATGAAAAGTCCGTGGGCAAAAGGTTAA
- a CDS encoding sulfurtransferase, whose product MKTWKDLVVEAKQEIGLLQVGDVKEKLDRGDEFILIDVREQEEAQKGRIEKSVFIPRGVLEMTAQQNFRDPRKPIILYCAGGGRSAVAAQSLKKMGYEDVSSMEGGFEGWKRSGLPVES is encoded by the coding sequence ATGAAAACTTGGAAAGACTTGGTTGTTGAAGCAAAGCAGGAGATTGGACTTCTTCAGGTGGGTGATGTGAAAGAGAAGCTTGATCGAGGGGACGAATTCATCCTGATTGATGTCCGTGAGCAGGAAGAGGCACAAAAGGGACGTATCGAGAAGAGTGTTTTTATTCCGCGCGGTGTCCTGGAAATGACCGCGCAGCAGAATTTTAGGGATCCGCGTAAACCGATTATTCTCTATTGTGCCGGTGGCGGAAGAAGTGCGGTGGCCGCGCAATCCTTGAAAAAGATGGGATATGAGGATGTTTCCTCCATGGAGGGGGGATTCGAAGGCTGGAAACGCTCCGGTCTTCCGGTGGAGTCTTAA
- a CDS encoding molybdopterin molybdotransferase MoeA: protein MKPNGDPIEDAWQVFLSKAGKGPLGIEKISILSASGRILAEDIVAEMDDPPYARSIMEGYLVSPLDISDASKEKPVSLGIAGDIPVGSGEAVGLGPGKAFSVTTGSYIPSGEYSVIKKWDVQGRGDQIVIDKPTTKGENIEAEGSERKKGDALFSKGTRILGEDIFLLASQGVLEVKVANAPRVAIFSSGNEVIPPTAPFRKGAIWDCNSYGLSALIRDAGGVPVFKGIIKDDFDLFREKVKEAFKEVDMVVISGGTAVDGRDFTADLLNALEPPGTLVNGIPMRSGKPIVLGVSGVVPIVCVAGHPPEAARGFNLFGRPMMAHLMGECTEEAESPKLVGGKP from the coding sequence ATGAAACCAAATGGGGATCCGATTGAGGACGCATGGCAGGTTTTTCTTTCCAAGGCGGGGAAGGGACCACTCGGAATTGAAAAAATCTCCATTTTGTCGGCAAGCGGTCGCATTTTGGCAGAGGATATTGTTGCAGAAATGGATGACCCGCCTTATGCCAGATCAATTATGGAGGGTTACCTGGTCTCTCCTTTGGATATATCGGATGCTTCAAAAGAAAAGCCAGTCTCTCTCGGTATTGCTGGAGATATCCCGGTTGGCAGTGGAGAGGCGGTGGGCCTTGGCCCCGGAAAGGCCTTCAGTGTCACCACGGGTAGTTATATCCCGTCTGGAGAGTATTCGGTCATCAAGAAATGGGATGTTCAGGGGCGGGGAGATCAGATTGTCATAGACAAGCCTACGACAAAGGGAGAGAACATAGAGGCTGAGGGAAGCGAGAGGAAAAAAGGGGACGCCCTTTTTTCCAAAGGGACGCGAATTCTGGGAGAAGATATTTTTCTTCTGGCCAGTCAAGGGGTATTGGAAGTCAAGGTTGCCAATGCGCCGCGAGTCGCGATCTTCTCTTCCGGGAATGAGGTCATTCCACCCACTGCCCCGTTCAGAAAGGGAGCCATCTGGGATTGTAATTCATATGGGCTTTCTGCCTTGATTCGGGATGCTGGCGGGGTGCCGGTTTTTAAAGGCATTATAAAAGATGATTTTGATCTGTTTAGAGAAAAGGTCAAGGAGGCTTTTAAAGAGGTTGATATGGTTGTGATATCCGGGGGCACTGCAGTGGATGGAAGAGATTTTACAGCCGATCTCTTAAATGCGCTTGAGCCACCGGGTACGCTGGTCAATGGAATACCGATGCGTTCGGGCAAGCCAATCGTTCTCGGCGTTTCGGGAGTCGTACCAATTGTCTGCGTCGCTGGACATCCTCCGGAGGCCGCACGGGGTTTTAATCTTTTTGGGCGGCCGATGATGGCCCATCTCATGGGAGAATGTACTGAGGAAGCGGAATCACCAAAACTTGTAGGAGGAAAACCATGA
- a CDS encoding competence/damage-inducible protein A, producing MNSKNAAAIIIGNELLSGKIADLNAVYLAHELRSLGVDLQRIVIIPDDVKHISEETVYCRGKYDLIFTSGGVGPTHDDVTMAGIAEAVGQPLIQHPELTRLLKEIYRGVVTPTQMALALVPEGIELLYAEGLRIPVLHFDEIYILPGIPELFVKKFEAIKERFREPPYYLKKIYFSDDEITVAEDLKMTLKRFPNILLGSYPISHQPDYKMIITIESKDKIYLEEAVKSLTNLLPGKKIIRVEQY from the coding sequence ATGAACAGCAAAAATGCCGCAGCCATTATTATCGGAAACGAGCTCCTTTCCGGAAAGATTGCCGATCTGAATGCCGTTTATCTAGCCCATGAGCTGCGCTCTTTAGGGGTTGACCTGCAACGCATTGTCATCATCCCCGATGATGTGAAACACATATCAGAAGAAACTGTTTACTGCCGAGGGAAGTATGATCTCATCTTTACAAGTGGCGGTGTCGGCCCAACCCACGATGATGTCACCATGGCCGGGATTGCGGAGGCCGTCGGACAGCCACTTATCCAGCATCCAGAGTTGACGCGCCTGTTGAAGGAGATTTATCGCGGCGTTGTGACGCCCACGCAGATGGCCCTGGCCCTGGTGCCCGAAGGAATAGAACTCCTTTACGCGGAAGGGCTTCGCATTCCGGTACTTCATTTTGATGAAATTTATATTCTCCCCGGAATCCCTGAACTTTTTGTGAAAAAGTTTGAGGCGATTAAAGAGCGTTTCAGAGAACCGCCCTATTATCTCAAAAAGATATATTTTTCCGATGACGAGATCACGGTTGCTGAAGACTTAAAAATGACGCTTAAACGTTTCCCGAATATCCTGCTCGGGTCCTATCCGATTTCACATCAGCCGGATTACAAAATGATCATCACAATCGAATCAAAAGATAAAATCTATCTCGAAGAAGCGGTCAAATCTCTGACCAATCTGTTGCCAGGAAAAAAGATCATAAGAGTCGAGCAGTACTGA